In a genomic window of Octadecabacter temperatus:
- the fabI gene encoding enoyl-ACP reductase FabI, whose translation MSSNLMQGKRGLIMGLANDKSIAWGIAKALADAGAELAFSYQGDALKKRVDPLAASLGSDIVLPCDVSDDASIDGLFDGIKEHWDNIDFVVHAIGFSDKSELRGRYVDTSADNFRMTMDISVYSFTAVMQRAEKMMNKGGSAITLTYYGAERIMPHYNVMGVAKAALEASVRYMAEDLGKDGIRVNSISAGPIKTLAASGIGDFRYILKWNEYNSPLRKNVSIDEVGGSALYLLSDLSTGVTGETHHVDAGYHVVGMKAVDAPDMSPNKD comes from the coding sequence ATGTCATCCAATTTGATGCAAGGAAAACGCGGTCTGATTATGGGCCTCGCCAACGACAAATCCATTGCATGGGGCATTGCGAAAGCCCTTGCTGATGCGGGCGCTGAACTTGCGTTCTCTTATCAAGGTGATGCTTTGAAGAAACGCGTTGATCCGTTGGCGGCTTCGCTCGGGTCAGATATCGTTCTTCCCTGTGACGTGAGCGATGATGCTTCCATTGATGGGTTATTTGATGGCATCAAGGAACACTGGGACAACATTGACTTCGTCGTGCATGCGATTGGTTTCTCTGACAAAAGCGAACTTCGCGGCCGTTACGTGGACACCAGCGCGGATAACTTCCGCATGACGATGGACATCTCGGTCTATTCGTTCACGGCTGTTATGCAGCGGGCTGAGAAGATGATGAACAAAGGCGGCAGCGCCATTACCCTCACCTATTACGGTGCTGAACGTATCATGCCGCATTACAACGTCATGGGCGTTGCAAAGGCCGCTTTGGAAGCAAGCGTGCGCTACATGGCTGAAGACCTCGGTAAAGACGGTATTCGCGTGAACTCGATCTCTGCGGGTCCGATCAAAACACTCGCCGCGTCCGGCATCGGTGATTTCCGCTACATACTGAAATGGAACGAGTACAACTCGCCGCTGCGCAAGAACGTCTCTATCGACGAAGTGGGTGGTTCTGCTTTGTATCTGTTGTCTGACCTCAGCACTGGTGTGACAGGCGAAACGCACCACGTGGATGCGGGTTACCACGTTGTTGGCATGAAAGCGGTCGACGCCCCTGATATGTCGCCCAACAAGGATTAA
- a CDS encoding LysE family translocator, which translates to MSVAALFAIWSLHLMAAVSPGPAVLMSARIGIRDGLRTGIFLSVGIGIGGVVWAAAALFGLNLLFAAAPALLLGFKIIGGAYLVWMGWHMWREAAVSLDVSDVKQPSLTPLNALRLGLITQLANPKPAVLFSAIFLGTVPPTAPAWVYGVILLIVFANETIWNSAVARVFSFDRTKRAYTGLKSTIDRAFGAALAVLGVKIAAT; encoded by the coding sequence ATGTCAGTCGCCGCGCTTTTTGCGATTTGGTCGCTTCATTTAATGGCCGCGGTCAGCCCTGGCCCGGCGGTTCTAATGTCTGCGCGCATCGGCATTCGTGACGGATTGCGCACAGGCATTTTTCTATCCGTCGGGATTGGTATCGGCGGCGTTGTCTGGGCTGCGGCTGCATTGTTTGGCTTGAATTTGCTCTTTGCTGCGGCACCCGCGTTGCTGCTGGGGTTCAAGATCATTGGCGGCGCCTATCTCGTTTGGATGGGCTGGCATATGTGGCGCGAGGCGGCTGTTTCGCTTGATGTATCAGACGTCAAACAGCCGTCACTGACCCCACTTAACGCACTTCGCCTTGGATTGATCACGCAACTGGCCAACCCTAAACCTGCGGTGCTGTTCAGTGCGATCTTCTTGGGCACTGTGCCACCGACGGCACCAGCTTGGGTTTACGGCGTCATTCTGCTCATTGTGTTTGCCAATGAAACAATCTGGAACAGCGCAGTCGCGCGTGTTTTCTCGTTTGATCGCACCAAACGCGCCTATACGGGGCTGAAATCCACAATTGATCGCGCTTTCGGGGCTGCTTTGGCCGTTCTTGGCGTAAAAATCGCAGCGACCTAA
- the gpt gene encoding xanthine phosphoribosyltransferase, whose amino-acid sequence MTDRLPHEKGFHISWDQIHRDSRALAWRLDGKGPDDGAWKAVVAITRGGMAPAMIIARELDVRTVDTISVVSYHSGGGKADQRREAKVLKAPDAEIMGDGTGVLVIDDLVDSGKTLELVRELYPNAHFATVYAKPEGEPQVDTFITGVSQDTWIFFPWDMALQYVEPYRGKD is encoded by the coding sequence ATGACCGACCGCCTGCCACACGAAAAAGGGTTCCACATCTCTTGGGATCAAATCCACCGCGACAGCCGCGCACTTGCATGGCGTCTGGATGGCAAAGGCCCAGATGATGGCGCGTGGAAAGCCGTTGTGGCAATCACACGCGGCGGCATGGCCCCTGCAATGATCATCGCGCGTGAACTTGATGTGCGCACGGTCGATACGATTTCCGTCGTGTCCTACCATTCCGGCGGTGGCAAAGCGGATCAACGCCGTGAAGCTAAAGTGTTGAAAGCCCCTGACGCTGAAATCATGGGCGACGGCACGGGCGTTCTTGTGATCGATGACCTAGTCGACAGCGGTAAAACCTTGGAATTGGTGCGTGAGCTTTACCCGAATGCCCACTTCGCAACGGTTTATGCCAAGCCAGAAGGTGAACCGCAGGTCGATACGTTCATCACCGGCGTGTCCCAAGACACGTGGATCTTCTTCCCGTGGGATATGGCATTGCAATATGTCGAACCTTACCGTGGTAAAGATTAA
- a CDS encoding aminotransferase, with amino-acid sequence MKPTLPRTATTFSPPVMEARRWLDGVDFSDRPLINVSQAAPVDPPPLAMRQAMAQIIVDNDEAHLYGPVLGLPDLRAEVTTQWSNSYGGQVSADNVAITSGCNQAFTAAISTLCAEDDEVILPVPYYFNHRMWLDMAGVRTVPLTAGAGLVPHAKDAEALITPKTRAIVLVTPNNPGGVEYPAETVQAFADLARAKGIALIIDETYRDFDSRTGAPHDLFRDPNWGDTLIQLYSFSKAYRLTGHRVGALVASPSRLVEVEKFLDTVTICPNQLGQHAALWGMQNLTDWLAGERLEILDRRAAIEEQFPRLAKHGWILEGCGAYFAYLKHPFDMASDDLARDLVRKSGVLTLPGTMFMPDGEGTQHLRVAFANVDRAGITALFDRLVAYHG; translated from the coding sequence ATGAAACCGACCCTGCCCCGCACAGCCACCACGTTTTCGCCGCCAGTGATGGAAGCGCGCCGTTGGTTGGACGGGGTCGATTTCAGTGATCGCCCGCTGATCAACGTGAGCCAAGCCGCACCCGTTGATCCGCCACCCTTGGCGATGCGTCAGGCGATGGCACAGATCATCGTCGACAACGACGAGGCGCATTTATACGGGCCCGTTTTGGGATTGCCGGACCTACGTGCCGAAGTCACAACGCAATGGTCAAACAGCTATGGTGGGCAGGTTTCCGCAGACAACGTCGCCATCACATCTGGTTGCAATCAGGCGTTTACCGCCGCGATTTCAACGCTTTGCGCTGAGGATGATGAAGTAATTCTTCCGGTTCCGTATTATTTCAACCACCGCATGTGGTTGGACATGGCAGGCGTGAGAACTGTTCCTTTGACAGCGGGCGCAGGCCTTGTCCCGCACGCGAAGGACGCTGAAGCACTTATAACACCCAAGACCCGCGCGATTGTTTTGGTAACACCAAACAATCCTGGTGGTGTCGAATATCCGGCTGAAACGGTACAGGCATTTGCAGACCTTGCCCGCGCCAAAGGCATCGCACTGATCATCGATGAAACCTACCGCGATTTTGACAGCCGCACAGGTGCGCCGCACGACCTGTTTAGGGACCCCAACTGGGGCGACACGCTGATCCAGCTCTATTCGTTCTCAAAAGCCTACCGTTTGACGGGTCACCGTGTTGGGGCCTTGGTTGCCTCTCCGTCCCGTTTGGTTGAGGTCGAGAAATTCCTCGACACGGTCACGATCTGCCCTAACCAGCTTGGCCAACACGCCGCCCTTTGGGGGATGCAGAACCTTACCGACTGGCTGGCAGGTGAACGTTTGGAAATTCTGGACCGTCGCGCCGCGATTGAGGAACAGTTTCCACGGTTGGCGAAACATGGTTGGATTCTTGAAGGGTGCGGCGCCTATTTCGCCTACCTCAAGCACCCGTTTGATATGGCGTCCGATGATTTGGCGCGTGATCTGGTGAGGAAATCCGGTGTTTTGACCCTGCCCGGCACGATGTTCATGCCCGACGGTGAAGGAACGCAACACCTTCGCGTGGCTTTCGCGAACGTCGATCGCGCCGGAATAACGGCATTGTTTGACCGTCTCGTGGCCTATCACGGCTAA
- a CDS encoding peptidylprolyl isomerase: protein MANGKTKNFFVWIIMGLLFVGLMGFGATGLSGNISSIGSVGEKPVSVQRYYQELQSQISIASAQAGRALSFPEAEAANLPARALQTVVAERSLDSEAAMLGLSVGDDVVGEQVLANPSFRGIDGAFDRTVYREALARSNTNVREYETDLRDGASRALLQGAVFTGVSDPVAFGEVVAKFTREGRTFTWAPLTSDNVEITLPEPTDADLQAHYDANPELYTSLETRVLRYVWLTPDMIQDDMPVDENELRAEYEERIDEFVQAERRLIERLVFSSEEDAQTALDAINAGETTFPDLVEERGLSLSDVDGGDVTEAEMGDAGAAIFASETGGVSGPFPSDLGPTLFRMNAVLAARNTTFEEALPQLREDQSAARARRVIEDQIDPITNLMAGGATLDNLVEQTDMVLGELDFTSVTTDGIAAYAAFRELAVTQNVGDYPELAELDDGGLFALEVVEIHEPDLIPLDDIREDVVAGWEVQETTAAVIAAAEDKQAQLSSAVQDFAFLDLDSVQETNITRRGFINGAPSTFLTEIFEMEQGDVRVIPNEGNAIIVRLDAITAADETDEAYTAEVASVAETVGEGIAQDIYELYNRTVQLRTDVQINEQALNAVHTNFR, encoded by the coding sequence ATGGCCAACGGCAAGACTAAAAACTTCTTTGTATGGATCATTATGGGTCTGTTGTTTGTCGGACTTATGGGCTTTGGCGCCACGGGTCTTTCAGGCAATATCAGCTCGATCGGTTCGGTTGGCGAAAAGCCCGTTTCGGTGCAGCGATATTACCAAGAATTGCAGTCGCAAATCAGCATCGCCAGCGCGCAAGCCGGCCGTGCCTTGTCCTTCCCAGAAGCAGAGGCCGCGAACCTTCCGGCGCGTGCCTTGCAAACCGTCGTTGCCGAACGCAGCCTAGACAGCGAAGCCGCAATGCTGGGCCTGTCTGTTGGGGATGACGTTGTTGGCGAACAGGTTCTGGCGAACCCGTCTTTCCGTGGCATTGATGGCGCGTTTGATCGCACGGTCTACCGCGAAGCGCTGGCGCGCTCGAACACCAACGTGCGCGAATATGAAACTGATCTGCGTGACGGCGCATCGCGGGCACTGCTGCAAGGCGCTGTCTTTACAGGCGTCTCAGATCCGGTTGCTTTCGGCGAAGTCGTGGCGAAATTTACCCGTGAAGGCCGCACATTCACATGGGCACCTTTGACATCTGACAACGTTGAAATCACCCTGCCTGAGCCGACAGATGCAGACCTACAGGCCCACTACGACGCAAACCCTGAGCTTTACACCAGCTTAGAAACACGCGTGCTACGCTATGTCTGGCTGACACCTGATATGATCCAAGACGACATGCCAGTTGATGAAAACGAGCTGCGCGCTGAATACGAAGAACGCATCGACGAGTTCGTCCAAGCAGAACGTCGCTTGATCGAACGTTTGGTGTTTTCCAGTGAAGAAGACGCACAGACAGCACTTGATGCGATCAACGCAGGCGAAACGACCTTCCCAGATTTGGTTGAAGAACGTGGTCTTAGTTTGTCTGATGTTGATGGCGGCGATGTCACCGAGGCCGAAATGGGTGATGCGGGCGCTGCGATCTTCGCATCCGAAACCGGTGGCGTTTCGGGCCCCTTCCCCAGCGACCTTGGCCCGACACTGTTTCGCATGAACGCTGTCCTTGCCGCACGCAACACGACCTTTGAAGAGGCCTTGCCGCAACTGCGCGAAGATCAATCCGCAGCCCGTGCGCGCCGCGTAATAGAAGACCAGATCGACCCGATCACCAACCTTATGGCAGGTGGCGCGACGCTGGATAACTTGGTTGAACAAACGGACATGGTGCTCGGCGAGCTTGATTTCACCAGCGTCACAACAGATGGCATTGCGGCCTATGCAGCCTTTCGTGAATTGGCCGTAACGCAAAACGTTGGTGATTACCCTGAATTGGCGGAACTGGACGACGGCGGCTTGTTCGCTCTTGAAGTCGTTGAAATTCACGAACCGGACCTGATCCCGTTGGATGACATCCGCGAGGACGTCGTTGCAGGATGGGAAGTCCAAGAAACCACAGCCGCTGTTATCGCAGCAGCCGAAGACAAGCAGGCGCAGCTTAGCTCTGCGGTACAGGATTTCGCGTTCCTTGACCTCGATTCTGTCCAAGAGACAAACATCACACGTCGTGGGTTCATCAACGGTGCGCCAAGCACGTTCCTGACAGAGATTTTCGAAATGGAGCAAGGCGACGTGCGTGTTATCCCGAACGAAGGCAACGCGATCATCGTCCGCCTCGACGCGATCACAGCCGCAGATGAAACCGATGAAGCCTACACCGCCGAAGTCGCATCCGTTGCTGAAACCGTTGGCGAAGGCATCGCGCAAGACATCTATGAGCTTTACAACCGCACTGTACAGTTGCGCACCGATGTTCAGATCAACGAACAAGCGCTCAACGCTGTTCACACGAATTTCCGGTAA
- the trpE gene encoding anthranilate synthase component I — MKPDFETFSAGYNAGENQIVYTRLTADLDTPVSLMLKLTSAGKDAFLLESVTGGEVRGRYSIVGMKPDLIWECRGTQSKINRSARFDETAFEDQSGDPLATLRSLIAESRIDLPADLPAASAGLFGYLGYDMIRLVEHLPDVNPDPLGLPDAVMLRPSVVAVLDGVKGEVILVAPAYATSGLSAKAAYAQAAERVMDAQRALERPIPKEDRALGDATDAPDPVSNFTKSGYMEAVEKAKDYIRAGDIFQCVPSQRWTQTYSEPPFALYRSLRRTNPSPFMFYFNYGDYQVIGASPEILVRVFGSEVTIRPIAGTRPRGATPEEDNANELDLMADKKELAEHLMLLDLGRNDTGKVSKIGTVRPTEQFIVERYSHVMHIVSNVVGELADDQDALSAFFAGMPAGTVSGAPKVRAMEIIDELEPEKRGLYGGGCGYFSANGDMDMCIALRTAVLKGDQLYIQAGGGVVYDSDPEAEYMETVHKSNAIRRAAADAAMFRSGNS, encoded by the coding sequence ATGAAACCCGATTTCGAAACATTCAGCGCTGGCTATAACGCGGGCGAAAACCAGATCGTCTATACACGGCTGACGGCGGATCTTGATACGCCTGTGTCACTGATGCTGAAACTGACCAGCGCTGGCAAAGACGCGTTCTTGCTCGAATCTGTGACGGGCGGTGAAGTGCGTGGGCGTTATTCGATCGTTGGCATGAAACCCGATCTGATCTGGGAATGTCGCGGAACGCAAAGCAAAATCAACCGCTCTGCCCGCTTTGACGAGACCGCGTTTGAGGACCAATCCGGTGATCCGTTGGCGACCCTGCGCAGCCTGATCGCTGAAAGCCGGATTGACCTGCCTGCCGACCTACCCGCTGCATCTGCAGGGCTGTTCGGTTACCTTGGCTACGACATGATCCGCCTTGTGGAACACTTGCCGGACGTAAACCCTGACCCGCTGGGCTTGCCCGATGCCGTCATGCTACGCCCATCCGTCGTTGCCGTTCTTGATGGTGTTAAAGGCGAAGTCATTTTGGTGGCCCCTGCCTACGCGACCTCTGGCCTATCTGCCAAAGCCGCTTATGCGCAAGCCGCTGAACGCGTGATGGACGCGCAGCGCGCGCTTGAGCGACCCATTCCAAAGGAAGACCGCGCTTTGGGCGACGCGACAGACGCGCCCGACCCTGTGTCCAATTTCACCAAGTCGGGCTACATGGAAGCCGTTGAAAAAGCGAAAGACTACATTCGCGCCGGCGACATCTTCCAATGCGTGCCAAGCCAACGCTGGACACAGACCTATTCGGAACCGCCTTTCGCACTTTATCGTAGCCTGCGCCGCACGAACCCGTCTCCATTCATGTTCTATTTCAACTACGGCGACTACCAAGTCATCGGGGCCAGCCCTGAAATCTTGGTGCGCGTATTCGGATCCGAAGTCACAATCCGCCCGATTGCCGGAACGCGCCCCCGTGGTGCGACACCAGAAGAGGACAACGCAAACGAGTTGGACTTGATGGCAGACAAGAAAGAACTGGCAGAACACTTGATGCTGCTTGATCTGGGCCGCAACGACACAGGCAAAGTGTCCAAGATCGGCACCGTGCGCCCAACCGAACAATTCATCGTCGAACGCTACAGCCACGTTATGCACATCGTGTCAAACGTGGTCGGTGAGCTTGCCGACGATCAAGACGCCCTAAGCGCCTTCTTTGCGGGCATGCCAGCAGGTACCGTATCCGGCGCACCGAAAGTCCGCGCCATGGAAATCATCGACGAACTAGAGCCTGAAAAGCGCGGACTGTATGGCGGAGGCTGCGGATACTTTAGTGCCAATGGCGACATGGATATGTGTATTGCCTTACGCACTGCAGTCCTGAAAGGTGATCAGCTGTACATCCAAGCTGGCGGCGGCGTTGTCTATGACAGCGACCCCGAGGCGGAATACATGGAGACCGTCCACAAAAGCAACGCGATCCGACGCGCGGCCGCCGATGCGGCGATGTTCCGGTCAGGCAATTCCTAA
- a CDS encoding MarR family winged helix-turn-helix transcriptional regulator encodes MSTKITRSPRAGIVLVDSQALRLSQAIAAYQQGQVTWLIDELAKQGFDTLTPTHVSFLSTLDCADNYASEVARRLNLSRQAVHKTVAELSTLGYIQNVPNPIKRNSKVIQITAHGEALIAAARRLYAELDDSLCQDCAPSDIERMINLLGNQFSS; translated from the coding sequence TTGTCAACAAAGATTACAAGATCACCACGCGCAGGCATTGTCTTGGTCGACAGTCAGGCGTTGCGCTTGTCTCAGGCGATTGCGGCGTATCAGCAAGGGCAAGTAACATGGTTGATCGACGAACTAGCCAAACAAGGCTTCGACACACTAACGCCCACGCATGTGTCATTCCTCTCGACATTGGACTGCGCTGACAACTACGCTTCCGAAGTTGCGCGTAGGCTGAACCTGTCACGCCAAGCAGTCCATAAAACCGTGGCCGAGCTTAGCACCCTTGGATACATCCAAAACGTTCCCAACCCGATCAAACGCAACAGCAAGGTCATTCAGATCACGGCCCACGGCGAAGCGCTCATTGCGGCGGCACGGCGGCTTTACGCGGAATTGGATGACAGCCTGTGCCAAGACTGTGCGCCAAGCGATATTGAACGCATGATAAATCTTCTTGGAAATCAGTTTTCATCTTGA
- a CDS encoding NADH:flavin oxidoreductase, producing MSTDPLLQPYQLKHLTLRNRIMTTSHEPAYPEEGMPKERYAAYHAERAKAGVALAMTAGSAAVSRDSPPVFNNILAYKDEVVPWIQNLTDSVHEHGCAVMIQLTHLGRRTTWDKGNWLPSVSSSKHREPAHHAFPKLLEDWDIDRIINDFADAAERMKAGGMDGIELQVYGHLLDQFWSPLTNDLVGPYGADTLENRMRFPMDVVEAIRKRVGSEFIVGMRYTADEAQKGGITPKEGLEISKRLAATGQIDFLNVIRGRVHTDPAMTDVIPVQGMTSAPHLDFAGELRKATGMPTFHAARIPDVATARHAVQAGLLDLVGMTRAHMADPHIVRKIIEGREDDIRPCVGATYCLDRIYQAGDALCIHNAATGRELTMPHDIPVAATKKKIVVIGAGPAGLEAARVAAERGHDVTVFEAAPEAGGQVRLTARSHRRREMIGIIAWRMAQCAARDVTFHFNTWAEAENVTALNPDVVIVATGGLPNMELFEQKGEQANVVSAWDIISGDVKPTGKVLIYDESGDHPALQAAEVAANAGATVEVMTPDRTFSPNVMAMNLVPYMRALQDKDVTFTVTRRLLDVSRSGNKLAVTIGTDYSDHSYDTEVDQVVVNYGTLPLDELYFDLKPMSSNAGEVDYDALIAGKPQSANRNENGSFQLFRIGDAVSARNTHAAIYDALRLVKDI from the coding sequence ATGTCCACCGACCCATTGCTTCAACCCTACCAACTTAAGCACCTGACATTGCGCAATCGCATCATGACGACCAGCCATGAACCGGCTTACCCCGAAGAAGGCATGCCCAAAGAACGCTACGCCGCCTATCATGCGGAACGAGCAAAGGCTGGTGTCGCGCTTGCGATGACCGCAGGATCCGCCGCCGTCAGCCGTGACAGCCCGCCCGTGTTCAACAACATCCTTGCTTACAAGGACGAGGTCGTGCCGTGGATCCAAAACTTAACTGACAGTGTGCACGAACATGGCTGTGCTGTGATGATCCAGTTGACCCACTTGGGACGACGCACGACGTGGGACAAGGGCAATTGGCTGCCATCAGTATCGTCCAGCAAACACCGGGAACCAGCGCATCACGCCTTTCCAAAGTTGCTGGAAGACTGGGACATCGACCGCATCATCAACGACTTTGCCGATGCCGCCGAGCGGATGAAAGCAGGAGGAATGGATGGGATTGAATTGCAGGTTTACGGACACCTGTTGGACCAGTTTTGGTCCCCCCTTACGAATGATCTGGTCGGACCATATGGGGCTGACACGTTAGAAAACCGCATGCGCTTCCCGATGGATGTGGTTGAGGCAATCCGCAAACGCGTTGGGTCTGAATTCATTGTCGGGATGCGATACACCGCCGATGAGGCGCAAAAAGGCGGTATCACGCCAAAAGAAGGCTTGGAGATTTCAAAACGCCTTGCCGCTACAGGACAGATCGATTTTCTGAACGTCATTCGCGGGCGGGTCCACACGGACCCCGCGATGACAGACGTGATCCCCGTGCAAGGTATGACGTCTGCACCACACCTCGATTTTGCGGGCGAGTTGCGTAAGGCCACTGGCATGCCAACCTTTCACGCAGCCCGCATTCCCGACGTCGCGACAGCGCGCCATGCGGTTCAGGCGGGTCTGCTAGATTTGGTCGGCATGACGCGCGCCCATATGGCTGACCCGCATATTGTTCGAAAAATTATCGAGGGGCGTGAGGACGATATCCGCCCCTGCGTTGGCGCGACCTACTGCCTAGATCGGATCTATCAAGCCGGTGACGCCCTATGCATCCACAACGCAGCTACAGGGCGTGAATTGACGATGCCCCATGACATCCCTGTCGCGGCAACCAAAAAAAAGATCGTCGTCATTGGCGCAGGCCCAGCTGGGCTTGAGGCCGCGCGTGTCGCGGCTGAGCGCGGCCATGATGTGACCGTGTTTGAAGCCGCACCCGAGGCTGGTGGCCAAGTGCGCCTGACCGCGCGGTCCCACCGTCGCCGTGAAATGATTGGCATCATCGCGTGGCGCATGGCCCAATGTGCAGCCCGCGATGTGACCTTCCATTTCAACACATGGGCGGAGGCAGAAAATGTGACCGCGTTAAACCCCGATGTTGTGATCGTTGCCACGGGTGGTTTGCCGAATATGGAGCTGTTCGAACAGAAGGGTGAGCAAGCGAATGTTGTATCGGCATGGGATATCATATCGGGCGATGTGAAACCTACTGGCAAAGTCCTAATCTATGACGAGAGCGGCGATCACCCTGCCCTTCAAGCTGCCGAAGTCGCGGCGAATGCTGGCGCAACGGTTGAAGTCATGACGCCAGACCGCACGTTTTCACCCAATGTTATGGCAATGAATTTGGTCCCCTATATGCGTGCCCTTCAGGACAAAGACGTTACCTTTACCGTCACGCGCCGCTTGCTAGACGTTTCACGCAGCGGCAACAAATTGGCGGTAACGATTGGTACTGACTATTCTGACCATTCCTATGATACCGAAGTCGATCAGGTCGTGGTGAACTACGGTACCTTGCCGCTTGATGAGCTATATTTTGATCTAAAACCAATGTCTTCCAACGCTGGCGAAGTTGATTACGACGCGCTCATCGCAGGCAAACCCCAATCAGCTAACCGCAACGAAAACGGGTCGTTCCAACTGTTCCGTATTGGCGATGCCGTATCAGCCCGCAACACCCATGCGGCGATCTACGACGCATTGCGGCTGGTAAAGGATATCTAA
- a CDS encoding trans-3-hydroxy-L-proline dehydratase → MRSSKTIHVVSCHAEGEVGDVIVGGVAPPPGETLWEQRTWIAKDQTLRNFILNEPRGGVFRHVNLLVPPVHPDAQMGWIIMEPEDTPPMSGSNSICVSTVLLDSGIIPMTEPVTEMVLEAPGGLVRVRADCKDGKAERITVQNLPSFAGELGVPLNVPSLGQITVDTAFGGDSFVVVDAAALGFDLVESEAKTLAQLGVAITNAANDQLTFHHPDNPDWTHFSFCLFAGPITRDGNHLTTSAAVAIQPGKIDRSPTGTAASARMAILHARGEMGVGETFTARSIINSEFHGRIVGTTSVGNTLAIIPEITGRAWITGTHQHMLDPDDPWPEGYRLSDTWPDLKER, encoded by the coding sequence ATGCGCAGCAGCAAAACCATTCACGTTGTGTCCTGCCACGCCGAGGGCGAAGTCGGCGATGTCATCGTTGGCGGCGTAGCTCCACCACCCGGTGAAACCCTGTGGGAGCAACGCACATGGATCGCTAAGGATCAAACCCTGCGCAATTTCATACTGAACGAGCCGCGTGGCGGGGTTTTTAGGCACGTGAACCTTCTAGTCCCGCCTGTGCATCCCGACGCACAGATGGGCTGGATCATTATGGAACCAGAAGACACGCCACCAATGTCAGGCTCCAACTCTATCTGCGTTTCTACCGTGCTGTTGGACAGCGGGATCATCCCGATGACGGAGCCCGTGACCGAAATGGTTCTAGAAGCCCCCGGTGGATTGGTGCGCGTACGGGCCGATTGCAAAGACGGCAAAGCGGAACGCATCACTGTGCAAAACCTGCCGTCCTTTGCTGGTGAATTGGGTGTGCCGTTAAACGTGCCAAGCTTGGGGCAGATCACTGTCGACACGGCCTTTGGTGGGGATAGCTTCGTTGTCGTCGATGCGGCGGCACTGGGGTTCGACTTGGTCGAAAGCGAGGCCAAGACCCTCGCACAACTAGGTGTAGCGATCACCAATGCCGCCAACGATCAACTGACGTTCCACCATCCTGACAATCCAGACTGGACCCATTTTTCGTTTTGTCTTTTCGCAGGACCAATCACCCGCGATGGCAACCACTTAACGACCTCTGCCGCAGTTGCGATCCAACCGGGAAAGATTGACCGCTCACCGACTGGCACTGCGGCCTCTGCCCGCATGGCGATTCTTCATGCACGTGGTGAGATGGGTGTTGGCGAAACCTTCACGGCCCGTTCAATCATAAACTCGGAATTCCATGGTCGGATCGTGGGCACAACATCAGTCGGCAATACCCTCGCCATCATTCCCGAAATAACAGGTCGTGCGTGGATCACCGGAACGCATCAACATATGCTTGATCCTGATGATCCATGGCCCGAGGGTTATCGCTTAAGCGACACTTGGCCCGACTTAAAGGAGCGTTAA
- a CDS encoding nuclear transport factor 2 family protein: MPNDTEQNKRNAIAFYDLMFNQCEPRDAINQFVGDEYIQHNPHVADGKDAFIAYFERMAADYPGKVTHFKRAIAEGNMVVLHCHQIWPGSDDYAGIDIFRFDDNGKIVEHWDVLQVIGDTSQNDNGLF, from the coding sequence ATGCCCAACGACACAGAGCAGAACAAACGCAACGCGATCGCGTTCTATGATTTGATGTTCAATCAATGCGAACCACGTGACGCAATCAATCAGTTTGTTGGTGATGAATATATCCAGCACAATCCACATGTGGCAGACGGAAAAGACGCGTTTATCGCCTACTTTGAACGCATGGCAGCCGACTACCCTGGAAAAGTCACGCACTTCAAACGGGCGATTGCCGAAGGCAACATGGTTGTTCTGCACTGCCACCAAATTTGGCCCGGTAGCGACGATTATGCTGGCATCGATATCTTCAGGTTCGACGACAACGGTAAAATCGTTGAACATTGGGATGTTCTGCAGGTCATTGGAGACACGTCACAAAACGATAACGGCTTGTTCTAG